A segment of the Fibrobacter succinogenes subsp. succinogenes S85 genome:
GTCATGGCCTTTATCTGGCTCAACTACATATTGAATTTCATCAACATCGAGCGCGAAAAGGCTATTCCCGCCAAGATGTTGTCCCTAGCGCTAGTCATATTCCAGCTAGTCCTTCTTTTGATGAATTTCAGGTCAAGTTTTCTTTTCGGCATCAGCGACGAGGGCACCTACATCGTCATGAACGGGAGAAACCTGCTATATTACAGCCAATATTTCACATTCTTCGTCATTGCAATTTTTCTGGTTTACAAAACAGCGAGCGCAAAAAAGACAAGCGCCCGCAAACACTATGCCGCAGGGTTCCTGTTTATTTCGGCACCGGTCCTGTGCGGTTTTCTGCAAAGGGAATTTCCATTTTCTCCGTGTGATTCCATCGGATCCATGCTCGGCTGCTGTACCATCTATGCATTTTTCATCTCGAAAATTAGCCGCAACAGGGACTTGTCACAAAAGGCGGTCATCATCGCAGGGCTTTCTTCGGACTACGACGTGGTCGTGTACGTCAATATTCCCAAGAACCAAGCCAAGTTCTACCAGATCAGCGAAAAGTTTACTCCGCTCCTGTGGGAAGGTCGCAATTCCACCAACCCCAAGGATTTTGACAACTTTATGAAGCGCATTTACGTTCCAAACGAATTTAGCGAATTTATCGAAAAATCAACCATTGACAAGTGCATTGAGCTTTTACAGACGGCCCCCTATTACACCATTCCGTTCCTCGCCAGCGTCAACGGACAGATTGAGCATTACCGCCTGAAAATCGCAAGCGACAAAAGCAACGCCCAGGGGTTCATTATCGGCATTATCAATGTCGAAGAGGAACATCGTCTAGAAGAAACCGCACAACGCTTGAGAAAGGATCTCCAGCATACAAAGCTCATTGCGAACAAAGACCCGCTCACAGG
Coding sequences within it:
- a CDS encoding GGDEF domain-containing protein: MVDPLYSVLAFTCAFVLLIFKNQFRIVLDKSEKTDKDFLYLANWVIVFCLQDGIWGIFGCGAIKNNFLLFLSSSFFHAAAAVMAFIWLNYILNFINIEREKAIPAKMLSLALVIFQLVLLLMNFRSSFLFGISDEGTYIVMNGRNLLYYSQYFTFFVIAIFLVYKTASAKKTSARKHYAAGFLFISAPVLCGFLQREFPFSPCDSIGSMLGCCTIYAFFISKISRNRDLSQKAVIIAGLSSDYDVVVYVNIPKNQAKFYQISEKFTPLLWEGRNSTNPKDFDNFMKRIYVPNEFSEFIEKSTIDKCIELLQTAPYYTIPFLASVNGQIEHYRLKIASDKSNAQGFIIGIINVEEEHRLEETAQRLRKDLQHTKLIANKDPLTGVGSAAAFKAKCELIDNEIKAKDKIKFALVECDVNDLKVINDTFGHDMGDEYLKNCSKVFCNVFSHSPVFRIGGDEFVIILFGEQYEKRAELFEKLKSSVNRKPDAPKESISFAAGMADYSSKIDECVKDVLKRADTFMYIDKGKLKS